TGTCCGTGAACGCTTCCCGCCCGTTCGACGACCTCGTCGCGGTGATGGACCGGCTCCGGTCCCCGGGAGGCTGCCCGTGGGACGCCGCGCAGACTCACGCGTCGCTCGCCAGGCACGCCCTCGAGGAGGCCTACGAGCTCGTCGAGACGCTCGAGACCGACGACCGGGCCGGGATGCGCGAGGAGCTCGGTGACCTCCTGCTCCAGGTCGTCTTCAACGCCCGCGTCGCCCACGAGCACGAGCGCGAGCCCTTCGGGATCGACGACGTGGTGCGCGACCTCACGGCCAAGCTCGTCCGCAGGCACCCGCACGTCTTCGCCGACGAGACGTACGTCGACGACGCGAGCCTGACCGCCCGCTGGGACGCGATCAAGCAGG
This sequence is a window from Sanguibacter antarcticus. Protein-coding genes within it:
- a CDS encoding MazG family protein, which encodes MPQTPRTMSVNASRPFDDLVAVMDRLRSPGGCPWDAAQTHASLARHALEEAYELVETLETDDRAGMREELGDLLLQVVFNARVAHEHEREPFGIDDVVRDLTAKLVRRHPHVFADETYVDDASLTARWDAIKQEEKARTSCLDGVPLAQGALSRAQKVLSRAGRAGLAPTAALSLGVVVGDGAADVGAALLELVRHAAAVGVDAEGALREASRQVEAQVREAEEGQRAASAHGAGEARVK